The Fusarium poae strain DAOMC 252244 chromosome 2, whole genome shotgun sequence nucleotide sequence CcgatctcttcatcatctacATATCGCGCCTGGCGCTGCGACAACAAAAGGGTGTCTTTTCAGTCGGCGCATGCGTTTTGGGATGTATCTTCTCGTTTGTTCTCCTCGGTGCTTCGGCCTCGCAACTCGGTTTCTTCTACTCGACGGGTAACGAGGTCAAGTGGTCAGAGGCAAGGAGCTATGCTGGCGATGCCAAGGGCATGAAGATCTTGCTTAGCGGCATCAACTCTGTGCTTGCATCGGGTGCAATCATTATTGTTGTCGCTTGGTTTGCAAAGTGGTACATTTACAGGGCTGTTGGATCCCTCATTACAACGGTTGGAACACCAGTTGTGCATGGTTTGTGGACTTTCTTTCAATTGGCTACGTCAATTGCTAACAATTCTTTTAGTGTGGCAGTCGATCCGAAACAGAACCCGTCGATCCCCTCGATATACCCCAGGCACAAGCCCATACGACTCTGGCAGCGAATTCGACGATGTCGAAAATGCTAAAGAAGGCGCTCATCTTATCCAAGAGGAGCCTCGCGAAGAGACTCGAACCAAGCCTCGCACATTGGTCATTCTTGCTATCGTGGCTATCTTCTTCGTCCTCACCACTACTTTCCGACCTGCAGCGCCTTACACCATGATGTCCATGACACTTCCATTGGCtatgctcgacatgttcaaGTCACCTTCCAACGTCTGCAATGCTGTTAGCGGTAACTGGCCTTTGACAGCTCTCATCACTGAGGATAAATGGGAAGCCCCCAGTGCACACTTCCCTGGCTGGACACCCGGCAGTGACAGTGAAGCTGCCCGCAAATACCGAGAAACGACACCCGAATGGCTTCCTACTGACATCCCCTCTGGTTTCCACAAATGGATTGCCAAGGAACCCAAGGCCAACACCACTGAAGAAGCCCCAGAAACGACGAGCAACGGGTGTGTCGTGCCTTCAGCCGATGACGCCTTCTATAACCCTGTCCTGGACCCAATGAAGATCTCCAACCTGGACAGCGACATCCTCGACGTTCTACGAGACACCCTCAGTGGCGGCGACGTCAAGATCAAGCACGTGGCACTAATTATGATGGAGAGTTACCGAGAGGAGCTCTTCCCTCTGCAGCAGGGTTCTGAGTATCACAAGCTCATCCTCAAGTCGCACAAGggtgaggatgaggatgccGTCAACGCCAAGCTGTCACACCTCAGTCCCGTTGCCGAGAGGCTGACAGGAAAATCGGGCAACTGGAAAAAGAAGGACGGTTCGGATTTCGAACACGTGGACATCCCGCAGTGGAACGATACCACAGAAGAGGGATACGGAGGTATCAACGTTGTTGGTGGTTTCACAACGTCCTCACTTTCGTTCAAGAGTATGGCTGCTATTCACTGCGGTTCTTGGTCGATGCCTGTTGATGGATTTGAGGAGTCTGAGACGGACAGCTACCAGCCTTGTATCCCTCAAGTGTTGAACCTCTTCAataagatgaagaaggataAGCCATCAAAGGACTTCCTGGAACAACAATGGTACCCTGCTTTCTTCCAGTCCATCACCGACGGTTACGACCGCCAGGACAAGTTCGACAAGAAGATCGGATTTGAGCACACCGTTACAAGGGAGAGCctcgaggaagaaaagaatgacGAGGACGACCTTGAGGAGATCAACTATTTCGGTTTCGCTGAGACGACACTCAAGCGCCATGTCAAAGACTATCTCAAGAAGGTTAACGATGAGGGCAAGCGCATGTTCTTCTCACACTTTACCAGCACTACTCACCACCCATGGGGCGTCCCTAAATCATTCAAGACAACAGACTATCTCAACACCGACGGCAAGATGAAGTGGCACGAGGAGTTCAACAGCTACCTCAACGCTGTTCGCTTCACAGATGCTTGGCTAGGCGAGTTGCTTCAGACTTTTGACGAATACGGCATGACCAACGAGACATTGGTTGTTTTCGTTGGCGACCACGGACAGGCTTTTAAGGAAGATCAAAAGTCCAAGATCGGAACGTACGAGAACGGGCATGTTAGCAACTTCCGCGTACCCATTACCTTCCGTCACCCCCATATTCCCCGTGTGCAGTACAACGCCAACGCGACATCTCTCTCTATTCTCCCCACCATCCTTGATCTGCTCGTCAACACAGGATCCCTGAACGAGAAGGACCAGAATGCTGCGGCGGACCTCATCCAGGACTACGAAGGCCAGTCTCTCATCCGACCATACAAAACTATTCACAACGGTCGCCGCGCGTGGAACTTTGGTATCATTAACGGCGGCGCAAGCATGTTGTCTATGACCTCTGCAGATGCGCCATGGCGTATCGTCATTCCTCTCGATGATTCTACACAATATCGATTTACCGATCTCAAGACAGACCCCCTTGAGCGTAGGGCAGTCGAGAGGTGGACATTGGAGCAGCTAGAAGTTGCAGTCGAGAACAAGTATGGCGAGGAGGCTTCGATATGGGCCGCTGAGGCGGATGCCGTGTCCAAGTGGTGGGGACCCGAGAGGAAGAGATTATGGGGATATGATCCTTCAGCGCACAAGGATAAGAAATAGAATGATGAATAGCTTAATGTAATGCGAATGTTTAATGTTTTTAATCTTGATTGTTCTTGTGTGTGAGCTAGGTAAAGCAACCTAAAAGGCATTGTCAATATCTCAACAACCCCGATCTACATCCTGAACTCATAACCAAATAAGTTCTCTCATTGTGTATACAATGACGTCTTGGCCAAATTCCATGCCGCGTCTCTCAACTACCGCGATACCGTGATTACCCTGGTACGTATACCTTTATCCTGCACCACTAACTATCCGTTAACCCCTCAAGACCTGACCTTTCTCACTGAAGCCAAACGTCATTTCAGGCTCCGACGGCGATGTAGAAGTTGTGGTAGTTGGCTCCAAGGTGACCCGCCTGGACTTCCCTGTATTAATAGGCCTCTAGCTCTCTAATCTGGTTTCCAAGAACCATCATTTTGTACAACCTTTCGCGCGTCACTTCCCAATCATCCGAGTGAGACAACTTGTGGATCTGATCCAGCTCAGATTCCAaagccatcttcttctcctccctGGCCTTTGTTTCACTTTCAGCCTCATTCTCGTACATCAACCAGCCGGAGACAGGCTGGATTCCGAGCAGATCGGACTCCAATGTCTCAACACTTTGGTTTGTGGCTGAATCATCATTCGAAATCTGAAGCTGCTCATGTTCGCCGAGTCTTTGGCCCCTGATGCCAAAAGATCCAGCTATCATTTTACAGTCGTACTCTATTCCATTGTCGTCGACTTTGACTGGCACCGACGCAATCCCGACAGGGACACTGTCGATATCCACACGAGGATATGATACGCCGTCAATTGTATCCGCTGCAAGGCGGCGTTTGGGCTTCCCCTTATCATCCCAGAAGCAAAATGCTGTGATCCATCCTGTGATGTAGTCAGTACCGCTACCCACAGGGTTTCTTGTTGCAATAGTATTCCAAAAACGGATGACGTTGGGATGATCAGGCTGCTCAAAAGAAAGAACCATGTTTTTCAGAATCGGTCGCAGCATGTGGGAAAACTGAATGGGCTCATCTCCGAGTAGTTCCAACTTATCCAGTCGACTAAGAATATCTCGCCAGTCTGAGATATCACCTAGTAGCGTCACAGAAGGGATTCCGCAAGTTAAAGTCATTGTGTAAGAAAAGTACTTCTGCATAGCGCCCATGAAAAGTACCGAAGCAACGACTTGGTCAGTGTGAGATGTGGTAGAGAAACCGGGCATGACCCAAGACCCCAGCCCTGGATCTTTGACGTTCTTGCTGATAAGACCCGCCATCTGTTTAGCTAGAGCGCCAAAGTTGGCACTCTGCAGGTCACCCAAGCcaaagacctcaagctcTTTCTGACCCTCGTGATCGACGAAGAATGCACGCAAATCTTCCGCATGAGCATTGATGTAGAAGCTTATCTGCGTGAGGATGGCGAACCAAACGTCTTCAGGTCGAATCGTaaggtggtggtgctggCTGTAGGCGTGATAGGCTGACCAAACAAAGCCATTTTCAGAAGGTGATATGTGCTGACCCTGAAGGGTATTGTTGTCGAAAGAGGTCTGAATGATTCGTTGACAGTGACGAAAGTCTCGAGGGGAAGTCTGTTTTAGAAGATCTTCGGGAGATTTGACGCTGGGAGTTGTCCAGGCAGTGGCCGGATGATCAACCACATTGAATGTAATTGGCATTGTTGCCGGATAGTCAGGTGGATTCTGAAGGCTTGGGGAGAAAGGCGTTCAAGAACGAGAATATAAGAAACAGTGTTTGAATCGATGTTATGAAGTTGGGAAGAAGAATGATTATTTTCGTATGAATCCAGATGGGAGCGGGGTTGTCTTATACATCCAAGTGACGTAGGTCTGAAgtctatagtttataaacttaggctaaataataaagttcttTTGGTAGTTCTATATTACGATTCCTGAAATCTAATACTGACTTTTTCTCCCTTGCTCTGAAGCTTCACGTCGCTAAAAGTAGGGCTAGAGAAGTAACCTTGTTCTTACACAACAACTTGATAGTTTGAGCtactaaatattaaagcatgATGACGCTTTCGCTTGACAGCTTTGTCACAAGAGGTAGAGCTCATAGAGTAATCTTGTTCTTACATAATATAAGAGTGACCTGTTCAACAccccccttcttcttccttctgcATGACCCAAGAAATACTCCTGATTGGCCATTGACCCTGAATATGAAGACAGCATATTTACTCTCAAGAAAGATATCTATTATTTGATGATTAAACTTCCAAAGGAGTAGTTTTGTTTTTACGATCTCTTGAGCTTTTGCCCAGGCTTTCTTAATCTCCCCTAggttttaataaatattaatctGTCTACACCGACCAACTTATCAATAAATCTTCATATCTAAGGCTCTCTTAAGACTAGGTTTTCTAACCAAGGCATCACTCATACGGCTTGAACTCTATGAGACTTCTAAAGTATAGTGACCTTTTCAGCCTGTAATTGTGGCACAAAAGGCAGGGCTCATAGAATAACCTTGTTATCGGAAAATATGAAAGCAATgcctattaaaaatatttttaaaatttataagCTATTTGCATTAAAACAGTAACCTCTAAATATTAAGTCAGAATGGAATGCcataagttaatatttatattatttttatgtCAAGCTACAATGCAGATGTTTAATATTATCAACATTGGTCCTTTGTTGCTCTTATGTGGCGGATGATGAAATTGACAAGtaaaggtaaaaaataaTCAGTAGTCTATCTGGAATATGTCAACTACTGTCTTGTTGCAATTCAGGCACCCACCACTTACCACTGGTGTCTTGAAGGCGATGTTCCTTGCTCCATTGCCGTAGGCAGCAGCAGTGCAAGCTCCAAAATTAATTACCCCACAAGTGCTTACCATGCACGCTCACCGTCTCGATCAGCAACTCTCCAATATCAAGAATAATGTCAGAGACAGCGCCAAATATCTCGAGTCGTTTCCGAAGACGCGGCACTTCCAATGCAAATTTCCCGTGGATCATCTGCTTCCATGGCTCAGGCGATTCCTGCGCCTCTTGGGAGCCTTTGACAGACCTTCTCAACGTCTACCAGATTCTTCTCTGGGACCGGCTAGATCCCAACATCAACCCCGAAAAGGCCGTTTTAGAATTGCTAGAGTACCTGGATAAGTCTCAGCTCTCCTCCAGTTATGTACTTGTCGCGCATTCATATGGCGGTACCTTTGCCAAACTTTTTCTTGAGTCAAGACCCTACCAAGTCGCCGGAATGGTCCTCGCGGAGACAGGCCAAGAGACAGGTATAGACCCCGAAATCGAGAAACGCCAATATCAAAAGCAAATCCTAGGAAACAAACCACTAGTTGTTATTCGAGGAAACACTCTCAAATGGAAGCAGATACAGTACGATCGGGCTCTTGCAGCAGAGCAGAACCTGGCTAGTCCAACCTTGATGATACAAAAACAAATGCTGGACGCGACAGATAAAGAGGATGAAAGGCTGAAGAAGGCACAACTACAGCTTTCAAAGAACAACAAATATGTTCATCTGCCAGATTGTGGTCATGGTGTTATTGAGGCCAGACCGGACGCCGTGAGAGAGGCTGTCTGTTGGGTTATGGAACATCTACAGTCACAGGATGGTGGAGTACTAGTGAACCAAAGCCAGGAGGCTGGCAGTGAAGACGGAAGGACAGTTTCGAAAAAGAGTGTCAAGACGAGGTTGAAAAAGATGGCCTTGATGGGAAAGTTTGTAAAGCTGTTTGGAAAATCGGAAGGATAAGGACTTCATAGTATTACAGCATCCTTGGAAAGCTTCTAATTCATAGTCACCTTTTCCAGCAAATATATCAAAGGAGATATTGGGACTTGGCGTGAATTTCTAGAGCCAAGTCCAAGGGTGGCAAGACTGGTTATGCGGATGCTCATTGTGAAAGCAGTATCTACCAAGCGTcgcttttttctcttctgttGATTGATACATGGTTTTACCATCTCACCATCCCTGTGCTTGGGCCTGACTGGATTTTGCATACATCTAAAGTGTCGGTGATAGTAATCTTGTATTATGAGCATTGCCGAGGTAGCGCGTTTGTCATTCTTCAGCGATATCATGGTAGCCTTGCATATAAATACACTAGTAATCATTTGCCAATTCTTGTTCTCGTTTATCATCCAATATGTTGCGTTGGTAAATGTTTCCCTTGAGTTTCATGTTTTCATATGCAGGGATATGTTCGAAAGGGTTATAGTGTGACATTCGAGACGTGCTGAAACCGTTTATGGCACCTAGCCCCTTGGCATATAATCTAAAAATgcctataatataaaatctacTTTCTAATAGGGTATATCTCTTTATAGCTtagattaattaagtattaagtatatactttttattttactatagtttatataaaccttatataataagatttctatttataaaaataaaaatataataaagaatttaattaatattagttatattaagcttttattaaggttttattaattttttattttatatttaataatatttattattatatttataatatttttatttttaaataattaatatttaaaagaatttataatatataaataataaatcttttttaaaatataaataattattttattatttaaataaaacttaataataatcttaatattaattcttttagaatttctttttaagaataaaatatatagtatttttatattaaaatagcttttttaaaaataaaataattaaaatatatttataaaagaaaataagctttttaataataaaaaaaatatttaattttactttttaatcttattatttataaagagataaatataataagcttaatataatattaatattatataaagataattaatataatataatttaaaaagaaattaattttattaatttaatttaattattaagaagaaatatagttaatattacttaaagtaaaagtaaatttataaataaaaaaaaatagacttaattataattaaattataattaagttatagctAGGTTCTAGCctacttataatttacttataacttaattataaccTAGCTATAatctagttataattaagtctatttttaataatttatttattaaaatttatatattaatttactataagataGAATATTCTCTATTATtcctatatatactattactaatatagcttttactattactattaaaaggtttatttatagtttaattatacttaactggcttaatatatatcttaatagaattatttatattattttactattaagctaaataacttttaatatatttaaattaaaagattatataaataagctttattataaagaaattaataattattaatataatataatttaaatttaatatttatataaagtaatttaaatctattctttattatattttttatttttctttaatataaactataaagtctttaaatataaatactatagtatttttatttacttttttcttttttatattttaaaagaattttactttaaattattataaatagtcttataaataaagtctttattttataaaagaatattaataccttaattctttattaagaagctattatatataaactctttataatctttttagaaatttaatttaatataaatagataaataagatatattttatattaatttaaattaaaaaagaattatatattaagtctttatatttataggctatactttattttttataaagtaaatatatatatagtattattttattacttataagctaatataataaagttaatattatagtaataaaaagctattaaatatattaattaataattaaataaaaagaaaatatatttcttctttataattactttaaaatactttaattatatagaagtaatttaataattaattatagattAAGAATCtctagattttaattattataataaggttatactttataataattatatactattatatagtaagtaaatataatcttaatagaagctaaataaaattatttaatattatttatagaagAGAATTATAGCTAAGGCTTTAGCTAAATAgaagatatattttataataatattagctagcttattatcttaaaagATCtcttagctatattatatattatatagattttaattaatatatattcttatctttagctatagttaataaagatacctttattaatttaaaaggctatctttaatattattaagcttaaaaataattaatcttatactCTAggtaagctatatataattattaataaaccttaattaataattatttaagtattacttctattattatctagaatataagatttatatatataatttaataataagatatttaactttatttattaaagccttattaatattaagaaaatttaataactattataactttaatataaattagttTTCTTAGAaagtaatagtatttttaatatattatattaatattaataataaaaaggtaaattaaattaagtaagttatatatctatttatatataaatatatctaattatattatagtatatttaataagctatatagaatagtataaattatcttattatttacttttataaagagtaactagaaagattaattaatattaatacttttaagattaatatattattttaatatattataggatttaaagatttaaaattaatctttattaaataattattagaATCTAGATTAAATAagtcttttactttaatataatatctataagaaatatattaataattatccttaattataatctatatatatatatttactaatttaaagattcctttatatattattaagtctttaaaagccttaataaatatataaagaaactattaaaaagacctttttaataataatatattagcctATCTAGGgatagattttatataattattataaattaaaatccttattaaattactagtataatacttattaaaccttaattaattattaattaataactatatataagtcttatgaaatacttttataagattaatttaaatagtaaactatagtaatagtatataaagaatattattattttatattaagtttatttttaataaagaattaagaaaatcttatttaaatattacttattatttaatataataatattattaataaatataaagatatttcctttatatatataaatactatagaatatctaatataagtttataataatattaatataatattataattatattaatattatttctatttagctttaacttattatatacttataatttataattaagctaaatataagAAAAactaagttattataatatacttaaattgctttttatttcttattttaaataatatctaggatataatttatattaatataaatataataaagtctttatatttctattattatagctataagaaatagctttttttactttatataatcttaatataatattaattaaatacttattataaagaatttattaatcctttttataaatttactattattaattaataatattttaaattctaaaataaagtaaaaagaaataatcttactttattatataaagattatactatattataataatttaaaaagtaagatattaatatatttatatatcctttaattattatatttataagacTAATCTAACCTTAactatagtttaataaagtaaaaatataaaattaaaatatctatagccttttatatttatatttaacttaataaataatagtaataatctTCCTAAGTTATAAGacctttttaaaataatatttttaaagatattataatttctaAAGGTAATTAGccttaagaaaaagctttaaaaagcttaagtaaaataaagcttaaaatatattatagctataaatttatttatataaagtattataattaattaagttataggcagatttaatttaaaacCTTTTAAggttttaaataataaaaaaagaaatagaattaatatatagaaaaagaaatat carries:
- a CDS encoding hypothetical protein (TransMembrane:4 (n4-15c20/21o36-54i66-93o113-138i215-235o)), with the protein product MFATLVPFCFSTIFVSLIFTKLVHLSIHAKTVSPGAFVLFLPSLLIPDLFIIYISRLALRQQKGVFSVGACVLGCIFSFVLLGASASQLGFFYSTGNEVKWSEARSYAGDAKGMKILLSGINSVLASGAIIIVVAWFAKWYIYRAVGSLITTVGTPVVHVWQSIRNRTRRSPRYTPGTSPYDSGSEFDDVENAKEGAHLIQEEPREETRTKPRTLVILAIVAIFFVLTTTFRPAAPYTMMSMTLPLAMLDMFKSPSNVCNAVSGNWPLTALITEDKWEAPSAHFPGWTPGSDSEAARKYRETTPEWLPTDIPSGFHKWIAKEPKANTTEEAPETTSNGCVVPSADDAFYNPVLDPMKISNLDSDILDVLRDTLSGGDVKIKHVALIMMESYREELFPLQQGSEYHKLILKSHKGEDEDAVNAKLSHLSPVAERLTGKSGNWKKKDGSDFEHVDIPQWNDTTEEGYGGINVVGGFTTSSLSFKSMAAIHCGSWSMPVDGFEESETDSYQPCIPQVLNLFNKMKKDKPSKDFLEQQWYPAFFQSITDGYDRQDKFDKKIGFEHTVTRESLEEEKNDEDDLEEINYFGFAETTLKRHVKDYLKKVNDEGKRMFFSHFTSTTHHPWGVPKSFKTTDYLNTDGKMKWHEEFNSYLNAVRFTDAWLGELLQTFDEYGMTNETLVVFVGDHGQAFKEDQKSKIGTYENGHVSNFRVPITFRHPHIPRVQYNANATSLSILPTILDLLVNTGSLNEKDQNAAADLIQDYEGQSLIRPYKTIHNGRRAWNFGIINGGASMLSMTSADAPWRIVIPLDDSTQYRFTDLKTDPLERRAVERWTLEQLEVAVENKYGEEASIWAAEADAVSKWWGPERKRLWGYDPSAHKDKK